One window of the uncultured Treponema sp. genome contains the following:
- the uvrC gene encoding excinuclease ABC subunit UvrC codes for MNDHKINSTPKLSHREILHQTALKAPLKSGVYLWRNEEQTVIYVGKAKNLKNRLTSYFSGNKDIKTRLLISRARSIEYITTDNEYEAFLLENNLIKKYSPRYNISLKDGKSYPVIKVTKEKFPRLFKTRNITHDGSIYFGPFPDASALDSFLETLYEIYPLRRCKKFREKNFPCMYYHIGRCKAPCCKKTNESTYNEFIEEICSLLEGKGEETVKKLQVQMKEAAKNLNFEKAARLRDGIKALEILQHRNIVENFEGTDKDYIAPWREGELVSFTVLKMRGGKLLGRDNYRTVSLNEDSELIPEFMASYYNEKELIPPQIFIMQSDGTEFMKRWIFETYGIKTEIVAVNENSPSVHKAAIGMAQQNAKEDIVRRMRERGDFPAMEELKKELSLPNLPARIEGFDIAHIGGKFPVASLISFYNGNPDKKSYRYFRLKTTDGIIDDFASMKEAVSRRYTRLVNEKKELPDLILIDGGIGQVNAVDSILKSLDLDIPIAGLAKRDEEIYRPGNSTPICLPKRSDALRLLQRVRDETHRFATSRNQELRTKENTVSPFTKIHGIGPKRDALLMKKFGTLKNLAESNENEISETLKVPEEAAKEILFSAKKLFQEQNALLQKQRLSIGAAGTTKEKAARSKLNENLASAALEVASPDDF; via the coding sequence ATGAACGACCATAAAATAAATTCTACGCCAAAACTTTCACATAGAGAGATTCTTCATCAGACCGCGCTCAAAGCACCGTTAAAAAGCGGAGTTTATCTTTGGCGGAATGAAGAACAAACCGTAATCTATGTAGGCAAAGCAAAAAATTTAAAAAACAGGCTCACTTCGTATTTCAGCGGAAACAAGGACATAAAGACAAGACTGCTCATAAGTCGCGCCCGCTCAATTGAGTATATTACAACCGACAATGAATATGAAGCTTTTCTTCTTGAAAACAACCTCATAAAAAAATATTCACCGCGCTATAATATCAGCCTGAAGGACGGAAAATCTTATCCTGTAATAAAAGTTACAAAAGAAAAATTTCCGCGCCTTTTTAAAACAAGAAACATAACACACGACGGCTCAATTTATTTCGGACCGTTTCCTGACGCTTCGGCATTGGATTCATTTTTAGAAACGCTCTATGAAATCTATCCGCTGCGAAGGTGCAAAAAATTTCGCGAAAAAAATTTTCCGTGCATGTATTACCATATAGGAAGATGCAAAGCCCCGTGCTGCAAAAAAACAAATGAATCCACCTATAATGAATTTATCGAAGAAATTTGCTCGCTACTTGAGGGCAAAGGCGAAGAAACTGTAAAAAAACTTCAAGTCCAGATGAAGGAAGCTGCAAAAAACTTGAACTTTGAAAAAGCCGCAAGACTGCGCGATGGAATTAAAGCGTTGGAAATTCTTCAGCACAGAAACATCGTTGAAAATTTTGAAGGCACAGACAAAGATTACATTGCTCCTTGGCGTGAAGGCGAGCTTGTTAGCTTTACAGTTCTAAAAATGCGCGGCGGAAAACTTCTTGGCAGAGACAACTACAGAACGGTAAGCCTAAACGAGGATTCAGAGCTTATCCCGGAATTCATGGCTTCATACTACAACGAAAAAGAGCTTATTCCTCCGCAGATTTTTATAATGCAAAGCGACGGAACAGAATTTATGAAGCGGTGGATTTTTGAAACTTACGGAATCAAAACTGAAATAGTCGCAGTAAACGAAAATTCTCCAAGTGTTCACAAAGCCGCAATAGGAATGGCGCAGCAAAATGCAAAGGAAGACATAGTTCGCAGAATGAGAGAGCGAGGAGACTTTCCGGCAATGGAAGAGCTTAAAAAAGAACTGTCACTTCCAAATCTTCCGGCAAGAATCGAAGGATTTGACATTGCGCATATAGGCGGAAAATTTCCAGTCGCCAGCTTAATCAGTTTTTACAACGGAAACCCTGACAAGAAAAGCTACAGGTATTTCAGGCTGAAAACAACAGACGGAATAATAGATGACTTTGCTTCAATGAAAGAGGCGGTTTCAAGAAGGTACACAAGGCTTGTAAACGAAAAAAAAGAATTGCCTGATTTGATTTTAATAGATGGCGGAATAGGACAAGTAAATGCGGTTGATTCCATTTTAAAATCGCTTGACCTTGACATTCCAATTGCAGGTCTTGCAAAGCGCGATGAAGAAATTTACCGCCCCGGAAACAGTACGCCAATCTGCCTTCCAAAGCGAAGCGATGCCCTTAGGTTGCTTCAGCGTGTGCGCGACGAAACACATAGATTCGCCACAAGCCGGAACCAAGAACTCAGAACAAAAGAAAACACAGTTTCGCCTTTTACAAAAATACATGGAATAGGTCCAAAGCGAGATGCACTTTTAATGAAGAAATTCGGCACGCTCAAAAATCTTGCAGAATCAAATGAAAATGAAATTTCAGAAACTTTAAAAGTACCAGAAGAAGCCGCAAAGGAAATTTTGTTTTCCGCAAAAAAACTTTTCCAAGAGCAAAACGCTTTGCTTCAAAAACAAAGGCTTTCTATTGGAGCAGCCGGAACAACAAAAGAAAAGGCCGCACGAAGCAAGCTTAATGAAAACTTGGCATCGGCAGCCCTTGAAGTTGCAAGTCCTGATGATTTTTAG
- a CDS encoding LamG-like jellyroll fold domain-containing protein: MVVHIMNKNILTAIIAFFFALLNTAFAQEKSIVLGGKDGWPALSKMDGIVQGKGRFGYDAMVLATNSRPLDKDTDLLINFENNEVKDVSGNYSVTSNSLVPAEKSFMGKYSGLSRGTGGVRLRGGKDTIFGKQGQGGSITIEFWLKPSIAENGEIVFSWRSSRTVAGYPLYQMITASFFGNHLEWSFTNVFNGYVKDGGEITLSSYTTIIPEIWMHHAIHFDQDTGAFEYRINGKLEDLKYVTTSGHETGGSVYSPIMGVPADIDICPQYTGLIDDFRIQRTSKSEVSENLGIDNYKISGGRFETEPILLSQGSSVVSIDAIVDKPSETGVEFFIRSGDNFYNWTEDFPKWIPVKPGEKIENVSGLYFQIAAELYPDGKGSRTPSVAQLSINYKEIPSPLAPFKLTAVPMDGSVVLTWPYSVDDSVGGYYVFYGERPGEYLGREALEGQSPIDAGNSVSIKLNGLKNGKIYYFAIASYSKYDSRIMGELSKEVFARPSRK, encoded by the coding sequence ATGGTCGTTCATATTATGAATAAAAATATTTTGACTGCAATTATAGCATTTTTTTTCGCGCTTTTGAATACTGCCTTTGCACAGGAAAAATCCATTGTGCTTGGCGGAAAAGATGGCTGGCCGGCACTTTCAAAAATGGACGGAATTGTTCAAGGGAAGGGCAGGTTCGGCTATGACGCGATGGTTCTTGCCACCAACAGCAGGCCTTTAGATAAAGACACGGATCTTCTTATTAATTTTGAAAACAATGAAGTAAAAGACGTTTCTGGAAATTATTCTGTTACAAGCAATTCTCTAGTTCCTGCGGAAAAATCATTTATGGGAAAATATTCCGGACTTTCACGCGGAACTGGCGGAGTTCGTTTGCGCGGCGGAAAAGATACGATTTTTGGAAAGCAAGGACAGGGAGGCTCAATCACAATTGAATTCTGGCTCAAGCCTTCAATTGCAGAAAACGGAGAAATTGTTTTTTCATGGCGGTCATCAAGAACTGTCGCAGGCTATCCGCTTTATCAGATGATTACGGCAAGCTTCTTTGGAAATCATCTTGAATGGTCGTTTACAAATGTTTTCAACGGATATGTAAAAGACGGCGGCGAAATAACACTTTCAAGCTACACAACAATAATTCCAGAAATTTGGATGCACCATGCAATTCATTTTGATCAGGACACAGGCGCGTTTGAATATAGAATCAACGGCAAGCTTGAAGATTTAAAATACGTTACAACTTCCGGGCATGAAACAGGCGGCTCTGTTTACTCTCCGATTATGGGAGTTCCTGCCGACATTGATATTTGTCCGCAATACACAGGCTTGATTGACGACTTTAGAATTCAGCGCACATCAAAAAGCGAAGTTTCAGAAAACCTTGGAATTGACAACTATAAAATTTCAGGCGGAAGATTTGAAACTGAACCAATTCTTTTAAGCCAAGGCTCAAGCGTTGTAAGCATTGATGCGATTGTGGACAAGCCGTCAGAAACAGGAGTTGAATTTTTTATCCGCAGCGGAGACAACTTTTATAACTGGACAGAGGATTTTCCTAAATGGATTCCTGTAAAGCCTGGAGAAAAAATTGAAAATGTTTCAGGACTTTACTTTCAAATTGCAGCGGAATTGTATCCAGACGGAAAAGGCTCTCGCACCCCTTCTGTTGCACAGCTAAGCATAAACTACAAAGAAATTCCTTCTCCGCTTGCTCCGTTCAAACTGACTGCTGTTCCTATGGACGGCTCTGTTGTTTTGACCTGGCCTTATTCAGTTGATGACAGCGTTGGTGGCTACTATGTTTTTTACGGAGAACGTCCGGGTGAATATCTGGGCAGAGAAGCATTAGAAGGTCAGTCTCCTATTGACGCAGGAAATTCTGTTTCTATAAAATTAAACGGCTTGAAGAACGGAAAAATTTATTACTTTGCAATAGCCTCTTACTCAAAATACGACTCAAGGATTATGGGCGAACTTTCCAAAGAAGTTTTTGCCCGGCCTTCAAGAAAATAG